In the Granulosicoccus antarcticus IMCC3135 genome, ATTTACGCCACTGCGCAACGCCTTCAGTCGAGCGCGTATCAAAGGTAATACGTGCATGTATGCAACCGTCGCCAAAATGTCCATACAGGCTGGTGGTATAGCCGTAGCGATCGACGAGTGCCTGGAATTCGCGTAGATAGTTGCCCAGTTGCATAGGGTCGACGGCCGTATCCTCCCAACCGACGACAGGGTCGGGGGCATGTGGGTCAAGACTCATGGAGGTGGCCGAAGCGCCTTGCTCACGGATGCTCCATAAGGCAGCTGTATCGCCTGCGTCCGGTACTTGCAGTACTGATAGAACTCTGCTGGATTTCTGCATTGCCTGGACAAAGGTGCTGCAGTGTTCTTCGAGTGACTCCAGAGTGCTTGCTGCCAACTCCACCAGTAGCCAGGCACGTCCCTCTGGCAGCAGGGCAACTTCGCGTTCTTTGAGCTTGCGTGCCTGCAAGCCGCCGATGATGTTCCAGTCAAGCCCTTCCATGGCGATGGGTTTGAACGGCATTAACTCCGGCACACTGTCACCGGCAATGTAGATATCACTGAAGCCCAGCACCACCAGACGCTTGTGCGCAGGGTTTTCAATGAGGTTCAGACGAGCTTGCAGAATGCTGATGCAAGTCCCCTCCGAGCCCACCAGAGCACGTGCCACGTTGAAGCCGTTCTCAGGCAGTAGTTGATCAAGGTTGTAGCCGGACACGCGCCGTTTGATATTAGGATAGCGCTCCCGAATGTCTGCCGCATACTCATCACGCAGTTCCTTGAGCTGGCGGTAGATGCGCGCTCGGGCATCACTACCTGCGATGATGGTGTCCAGCTCTGCCTCGCTGGTGGGCCCTACCCAGAAATGCTCGCCTTCGCTGGTCAGAATTTCCAGTTCAAGAACATTTTCCACAGTCTTGCCTGCCAGCATGGAATGCGGTCCGCAGGAGTTGTTACCGATCATGCCACCCAGCGTGCAACGACTGTGTGTGGCGGGGTCGGGACCGAACGTCAGGCCGTGAACTTCGGCAGCCGCCTTCAGTGAATCGCAGATGATGCCAGGCTCAACCAGTGCCCAGCGAGCGTCGGTATCAATGGACAATACGCGGGTCATGAAACGTGAGCAGTCAAGAATGACGGCCTCATTGACGCATTGCCCGTTCTGGGAGGTGCCACCACCACGCATCAGAACCGGTAGATCATGTTCACGGCAAAGCGCGACTACCTTATGGATGTCCTCAGCATTTCTCGGGTAGACAACACCGAGTGGAATCTGTCGATAGTTGGACGCATCGCTGGTGTACAGCGCAACCCCTGCGGAGGAGAAATCACACTCACCTTCCAGTGTCGACATGAGTGCGGAGTGGAAGGGGGCAAGTCTTGTGTGGTGGGTTTTGTTGTGAGGCATCGTTGGATCGTGTCTGCCCGGTGTACTGGGGCAGAAGGTCTGGGTGTGTATCTGCCAGTCATGCATGCGAGATTGTCGCATCTACTTTAATGTCTACAGGCAGGGGTGCAAGGAACTCTGACACCCCAAGCCTGTTTTGTCCATATTATCCGTACCATTGCACCCCTGATGCTATCGTTTGGCAGCTACCTGTATGGCAGGATCGCTTGAGTAGTCGTCAATGTGAGGGCTAAACGGTTGCATCCTCACCCCAGATGGCCTCAAGGCGTCGGTCCCGACCACAACTGTAGCGATACGCCTTGTAGCGGATCGGGCTTTTCTTGTAGAAATCCTGATGATGAATCTCATTACCCGTGATGGGGTAGAAGGTGGTCAGTGGCAAAATAGGGGTGACGACGTTCTGGTCGGGAAAGCGCTCCACCACAAGCTGACGGGTCTGCTCTGCCAGTTCCAGCTCTGTATCGTCTGAGGTGAAGATGGCGCTCAGATAGCTGGGTCCTTTGTCACAGAACTGACCGTTCGCATCAAAGGGATCAACATTGACCCAGAAGTGATCGAGAATGTCCCGGTAACTGACAACATCCGGGTCATAGGTGATTTCCACCGCCTCATAGTGCCCAGTGTGGTCTCCACGGTAGGTGGGATTCTCGGCAGTTCCGCCCGTAAATCCACTGACTACCTCACTGACACCATCGAGTGATTCGAAGTCCTTCTCCATGCACCAGAAGCAACCGCCTGCAAGAACAGCGGTGTCGGCGTGAACGGCGACGGGCAGCACAGAGGCTGCGGCAAGAAATAGACTGGCAAGTGTGCTTTTCATCAACGGTTCCGGCTGTCGGTTGCAATGGATCTCATAGTGATACAGACCGCCTACAGCCAAGGTAGTTCTTCTGAATGCCGGAACAGACTCTCAATTAGCCCAGTCGAGGTGGGTACATTTTTGACATCCTCCCCTTCCTGAAGAAAGGGGATTCCTACGGCGTTCAAGCACATGCCTGAATCGCTTCGACGGAAGGCCGCCCCGTGGGTTCCTGCTTCACTGGGGCTGCCTTAACTGCATGTTCGTGCAATTCAGGTCTGACGTCCCCTCCACAGGCCATCACGGCGTGTCCCGCCGCTACGATATTCTTTGCCGCATTGACATCGGCGTTCTCTGCATGTCCACAAGAGACGCAGCAGAAGCTCTTCTGAATTTTGCGGTTCTCTTGCGCTATGTGACCACAGCTTGAACATTGCTGGCTGGTGTACTGAGCTGACACCACAATCAGATCACCACCTGCCCACTTGAGCTTGTAGCCCAACTGTCGACGGAACTCACTCCAACCTTGATCGAGAATTGCTCGATTGAGGCCCGATTTCGCCTTGACGTTTTTTCCTGGATCTTGTCGGGTACCGGAAGCCGAACGAGACATATTGCTGACCTTGAGGTCTTCGATGCACACCACCGCGTGATTTTGGCTAATGAGGTGTGATTTCTGATGCAGGTAGTCTGCTCGGACATTGGCGATTCGAATATACAGGCGGGCGATTTTCGCTTTCTGTTTTTTCCAATTGCGGGAATACTTGCACCGACGAGCCAGGGCTCGCTGTGCGCGTGCCAATTGTCGTCGAAGTTGTGCAAAACTGTTCTTCGGCAAATGAATGACACCGTCGCTTTGTGCTGCAAAAACGGTGATGCCCAAGTCGAGACCAATCGCTGTTGTGGATGGGTGTAGAGGAGTCTCAATCTGTTGTGCAGTCTGGACAGAAAAAAACCACTTACCCCCTCGCTCACTGACGGTGATATTACGTAGCGTGCCGATGACATTACGGCTGTTTCGGTAGCGCATCCAGCCTAACTTGGGTAGAAAAATACGATTGTTGGCCTGATCAAGCTTGAACTGTTTGGGTTCCGGAAAGCGAAAGCTATTCCCTCGGCCTTTCTTTTTGTACTTAGGGAAAGCAGCGCGTTTGGCAAAGAAATTCTGATAGGCCCGATCAAGATCTTTGAGCGATTGCTGCAGCGTTTGAGCGGGTGCGAGTTGAAGCCACAGCGTGTCTAGATCTTTACGCCAGGTTGTCAGGCTCTTGCACATCTGGACATAGCTGATGTACTTCAGTTCGGCCTTATGGTTCTCTTGCTGAAGTGCCAATGCCTTGTTGTAGACAAACCGAGAACTGCCTGCAAACTGCCACAGCTGGCGGGTTTGTTCACCATTGGGGCGTAGCTCGAATTTGAAGGCTTGTAGACGTTCCATGGAATGAAGAATACACTGGACCGATAGAGATCATGCCACAGATACTCAAAATATACTGTATTTATATACAGCCATGCAGGAATGTATAATTACTATCGAATCAGGGAAGAGAAACCTTCGAGCTAGGCGAGCAAGAGGCTTCGCCTCTAGCGCTATCCATCCCCGCCCTGAAGGACGGGGCTTTCCGCGCGTAGGGGTAAATTACTTGCTGGCAGCCTTCCGGCGAGAACGCGGCAGACGGTGGCTGATGAAGGTTGTAAACCCACTCAGGCCAATGTAGGTCATGCCAATACCGATGATTGAAAGAAATACATCATAGAGCCAGCCATCGAACCCGCCCGTATGTACGGTACGCATCGCCTGATAGGCTTTTTCTCCTAATGAGGATGTGCTCGCATCAACGCGCAAGCCCATCATGCCGTCAAATGCAGTGATGTGTACACGGCTGTTGCCGTGCTCGGCCCACTCACTTGTCGTACGCATTTGAATGACTTTATCCTCCGCGGCGCTGGGCCAGACCAGGCCTGTGATGTGGGCCTGTGGAAATACTGTCATGGCTCGCCCCAATGCCCGCTCCCAAACGGCTTCGCTTTGACCGTCGAGCGCATCCACTCCTTCACCAAAATCAGCCCCATACGTATCACTCTCCGGGGAATAGAAGAACGATCTTGATGTGTCCGGGAATGTGATTACCACGCCGCTTAGTAGAACGATGGCAAAGGGCAGGCTCGACAAAAAACCCAGATTGCGATGACTGAGCAGAATGTGTGGACGTATGAGTTTTCGGGGAATAAGTCCTACTCGCCAGTGACGGCGTTTGGGCCAATAGGCCACAAGCCCGGCCAGGATCATGAGCAGTGATGCCAGACCTGCAGCGCCGACGACATACAGGCCGGCGGTGCCGCTCAGCAATCGGTGGTGCAGGTCCAGTAGCCAATCTTCCGGACGGCCATTGGGAGCCCACTCTTCAAGCACACTGCCATCTGCCGCAATATAAGCGGCATGCTTGTTGACAAGATCTATACGGCTGATTCCAACGTTTTCGTCCCCAAAGCGGATATGGTTGATGGTATGAGCACCAAATGCGGATTCACTTGATTCAACGATACTGAGCAAATCATTCACATTGCGATCCAGCCCCTGTGCCTGTTGTGCAAACGCCAGGCGAACATAGGCGTCTTTCCAGATCAGAGCCGTACCTGTTGAGGCGATGAGAATCAGCAGCAGGGCCAGAATTGCCCCCATCCATGCATGGATAAAACGGGCGCTAGAACTCAACATTGTTGATGACCTTGCCGTCCACTGCGCGATACATCTCTTTGTGTTCACTGTAATAGCCGCTTACGGTCAGCTCGATCTGGATAGGGCCTTCTTCCAGATTCATGAAATACCAGCCGTGGTAGCCAGGGAAGGCTGCCGTGAAGGATCCGTTCTGGCCACGGCCTTCGCCCTTGCTGTAGGCCATTTCAAAACCATCCGGATAGTTGCTGGCATCCGCTGTTGAGGGATGGCCGTGAAACTCATAGAACACCCCGTCACCTTCCGGGTTCAGTAGCTTCCATGAATAGACCAGCGTGGAATTCTCGGGGATAATGAATTTGTGTTCAATCTCGCCCAGGTCATCTATCTCCAATACGATTGTTTCAGACATGAACGGCGCATCTTCCAGCTTTAGCATGCCGCGAATAGAGCGATTGATCTCCTCGGCTTCCAGGTCATACTCTTCAACATTGAAACTCAGGTTCTGTCCGAAATCAGTGCCCGCTTTTTCAACGGTAGTGCTGGCAAGAGCGTTGATTCCGGTCAGCTTGCCGAAGCCTGTCAAG is a window encoding:
- a CDS encoding PepSY-associated TM helix domain-containing protein — protein: MLSSSARFIHAWMGAILALLLILIASTGTALIWKDAYVRLAFAQQAQGLDRNVNDLLSIVESSESAFGAHTINHIRFGDENVGISRIDLVNKHAAYIAADGSVLEEWAPNGRPEDWLLDLHHRLLSGTAGLYVVGAAGLASLLMILAGLVAYWPKRRHWRVGLIPRKLIRPHILLSHRNLGFLSSLPFAIVLLSGVVITFPDTSRSFFYSPESDTYGADFGEGVDALDGQSEAVWERALGRAMTVFPQAHITGLVWPSAAEDKVIQMRTTSEWAEHGNSRVHITAFDGMMGLRVDASTSSLGEKAYQAMRTVHTGGFDGWLYDVFLSIIGIGMTYIGLSGFTTFISHRLPRSRRKAASK
- a CDS encoding RNA-guided endonuclease InsQ/TnpB family protein, which codes for MERLQAFKFELRPNGEQTRQLWQFAGSSRFVYNKALALQQENHKAELKYISYVQMCKSLTTWRKDLDTLWLQLAPAQTLQQSLKDLDRAYQNFFAKRAAFPKYKKKGRGNSFRFPEPKQFKLDQANNRIFLPKLGWMRYRNSRNVIGTLRNITVSERGGKWFFSVQTAQQIETPLHPSTTAIGLDLGITVFAAQSDGVIHLPKNSFAQLRRQLARAQRALARRCKYSRNWKKQKAKIARLYIRIANVRADYLHQKSHLISQNHAVVCIEDLKVSNMSRSASGTRQDPGKNVKAKSGLNRAILDQGWSEFRRQLGYKLKWAGGDLIVVSAQYTSQQCSSCGHIAQENRKIQKSFCCVSCGHAENADVNAAKNIVAAGHAVMACGGDVRPELHEHAVKAAPVKQEPTGRPSVEAIQACA
- the msrA gene encoding peptide-methionine (S)-S-oxide reductase MsrA → MKSTLASLFLAAASVLPVAVHADTAVLAGGCFWCMEKDFESLDGVSEVVSGFTGGTAENPTYRGDHTGHYEAVEITYDPDVVSYRDILDHFWVNVDPFDANGQFCDKGPSYLSAIFTSDDTELELAEQTRQLVVERFPDQNVVTPILPLTTFYPITGNEIHHQDFYKKSPIRYKAYRYSCGRDRRLEAIWGEDATV